In Cryptomeria japonica chromosome 5, Sugi_1.0, whole genome shotgun sequence, the genomic window tgttgatgatttgatctttaCTGGAAGTTTATCTACTGATGAGtttaaaaaagaaatgaaaaaggaatttgagatgacagatttgggattaatgagatattttcttggaaTAGAAGTTATACAAAATGATAAagggattttcatttgtcaaacaaaatatgCAAAGGATGTATTGAAGAAGTTTAGAATGATAAATTGCAAACCAACATCTACTCCTATAGCAACAGGGACAAAGCTTAGCAAAGAAGATAAAGAGTACAAAATTGATTGAAACATATTTAGAAGActtgttggaagcttgatgtatctCACTACAAGTAGGCCAGATATTATGTATGGAGTCAgtttgatatctagatttatgGATACACCTAAGAATTCGCATTGGCAAGTTGGAAAGAAAATATTGAGGTATATCACAGGGACAATAGACTATGGGATATTGTACTCCACAACAAATAATTTTGAATTGACAGGATATACAGAGAGCGATTTTGCAGGGAGCATTGATGATTGAAAGAGTACTTAAGGTTATGCATTTCATCTTGGAACAGGAGTTGTTGCATGGGAATCAAAGAAACAACCTATAGTGACTATTTCATCCgcaaaagcagaatatgtagcaggaACATCAAGGGCATGTCAAACAATATGGATGCGAAGGATCTTGATGGACTTAAAGCATGATCAAAAAGAGTCAACAAAAATCTACTGTGATAATAAGTCAGCAATTgcactatcaaaaaatcatgtctTTCACAAAAGAAGCAAGCACATAGACACAAGATTCCACTTCATCCGAGAATTGGTTAATAATGGAGAAATCAACTTGACGTATTGTAGATCTGAAGAACAATTGGCAGACATATTCACAAAGACATTAGCACAAGAGcaatttgaatatttaagagaaAAGTTGAATATTGTAAATAGCAATGTAATTAGTAGAAATTAGGGGGGAGTGTTAGAATAGTCTGGTAATTTTTACCAGTTACCACCACCAACCTGCAATTAATGCCTAGTCTAGAAACATCAAGTCTAATCTAGAAGAGTCCAGAAAGGATGGCCaatgaagaagaatgaaaaaaTATGGAAAGATCCTAAGGCAATAAATACTAGATCAAGAttaaaatggatggccaagattaaaataGAATCAAGGGCCATGATCGTGCCACCTaaaccataattagggtttgttattccAAAATACCTAATTTATTGCGAAGCATTAAATGACTAACAAATGGGAATGTGATATCCATTTGGTACAAAATACGAGGATAAATCCTCCAATAGGAAAATTAATGCCACATATGATGATAACAATCTTTCTTCTAGAATCAAGTTGCccttatccttttctctttttgcaaattcaatgaatctggacgttaTTGATTCTATCTCAGTAATAAGTTTTGCTGGTAGATTTCGAAGTGATGCTCCACGTAACTGATCTCGCTGAGACTGGAGGCGAAGGTAGTATCCCATTCTTGCTTGTGATCTTTCGTCTTGCTAACAAGTAATTCGAATGAAAAGATGGAGTCTAGCTGTTGCtatgaaggttgcccaaaaaagGTAACTCTTAACTTTTTCCATCAGCTCCTCTAGTACAATGTCAACTTCTTTCTTCTTTTATTCAAGAATAATCTCTGCTACTTCGAGGATCTTATCATGTATAGCGTTGATAGCTTGATCCACTTGTGCACATCCTGTATTGCTGACCTCAAATATGAGTCTTCTGACACGAAGAAAGTTATACCACATCTGAAAATTAGGCGACTACGCTTCTTCATGCACTCCTTCATCTATCAATGTCTGCCTTGGTGTAGTCATCATCATCTGCAATATGGGAATGGTGAAGTCTCTTGTGTTAGTAAACTCATCATATGCCACCTTGAGTCGCTGCATCTTTTTGAGGATTTCCatcactttgtgaaatattctcaCCAATTCTCTAACGAATGCCTTCGCCTTCCTGTATGTCTTGGTGATCCATGCTTCCATCAATTGTCCGGATGCCTTTATTCTCTCAAAATCTTCATCTGCATCTGGTGGTGGTAACAAAGAAGTGGATGGATCTCGTTCCCTTAATGGAACTCTGAGTTGCTTAAGGTGTTCTCTTAATATGTTCTCGTTCTCCAACCTATTGCTCTTCTCAACCTCTAGCTTGAGCATAGTGATAACTGTTTTGACTGTGTCATTCATATCCTGTAATGCTTGATCGGTGGTGGGAGGACCTAAATTGATGGTATACTTATCAAATTCTTCCGTTGTGATTTCATTTTCTGGCTTGTCAACTCTTGGAAGAACAACCTGTATGACTCTGGATCCTTCTTCATTTCGTGTTATCTTTGACATCCTGGTAGCGTTTCTTACTTACTGTTCTTCACTCCTATCCAAGTCGCTTCGTAGATTGAATGTATATTTCTCTTCTACAATCACCTTCTTTGATAGTCTCTCTCTTCGCCAAACAGGTATAGTTGATCACTCCTCTTCAACCTGTATTTCTTCCATCTATTGTTCCTCTCGTGGAGGAGATGTCtcttcttgttcatcatcttcttcaatgtACACGTACATATCACTACCTAGTTTGTCATTGGCTGGCTTAAGTGATGCTACTATCTTGTGCAACCTGTTATTTCCCTTTATCTGTGACAGCTTAATTTATCTCCATCTGATGCACGGATGAAGTACTAGAAGAAGGTCGTGGTGCTAAGCTTGACATGTGCTTcttctttggttgctcttttgCATCAATTCTCTTTTGCCTTGATTTTTTGGAATGAGATGATTGGGCTGTATTTTCAGCTTGACTTTCATCTTCTGCATCGTCATCAGTTGATTCCTCTTTTGCCATCATTCGAAATGTTGGTTACACATGCCACCATTTTGCAACATACATATCTGCCCCTCCACCCATCGCTTGGCATTGAGTAATACTGGCCTCATTAGTTCCCTCAAATCTGTGACTTCAATTTCTGACCAATTCACCTTTATTTCCTTGTTTTTCTCCTTTGCATAGGATGGCAAGAGATGTCCCACACTTCCTTGCGTTTGATTGGGAAGATCAAAGAACCGAGTGGCTCTAATAATTTCAACTGATAGTAGTGAATACATCTTCACTCTTATTTTAGAATCATCTATTGCATTCATGAAATGATCCTCTAGCTGCGAGCGATGTGCATGCTTGCTTCCATTTGTCTTTCGAATATTGCCACAAGGGTCAAAGTTGTCTCTCGTGATGTAGGGCTGAATGTGGAATGTCATCAATTACTCATTTATCTTCTCAGCTGCTTGCAAGGACGGACACACTTCTATAGAATTTCCCAATGTAGGAGTAAAAGAGATCTTTGTCATGAGCAATCTTGAATCCTTATATAAGTGAATTTAGGGAATTGTATGAACCATGCGCCAAACTTCTTGATCAATGTTTGTGCATATTGAGATAGTCTTTGATGAACGGCACCCTACAAAGTCCTTGTGATGTGCATAGTGAATGCGTCATACGCTCTCCTGTAATGTGTCTGATTGAGGTAATACAACTGGAGATACGAATCGCATGCTCTGAACTGCCTTGGCTGAGTGCCAACTGGTCCAATCAATTCACTCTTTTCCCAGTGACAGGATctccatgaagtagaacatccaagaTTCAAATTGGAAAGCTTGTGGGATGCGGAAACGCGACTAAGGAGTGTGAGAAAATCGCCAAATTCTTCCTTGAAGTCAATCCTGTGAAGCTTTGGGAGCCTGGATACGCTTTGCCTGCTCTTTGATAACCGATAGTTGCTGACTATCCCAAGGCATGTATCTGGATTGTTGTCATAGATCGCTGTTGCGCTTTTACGGCTCTTGTATACCATGTTGCGAATTGAGGTATTTGGAATGCTTCGGAAATTGCCTCCTCAAAGAGGTAAGCTATGTCTCTCCCATTCGACATGGTAATCACTCTTTTATCAGGATCATAGTGTCTCGCGCATTCGAAAATGAGCTCGTTGCACTGTGTTGCTAAAGGGGAGCCGGCTGCCTTGATGATGCCGCTTTCAATCATCGCCTCCACAGGTCCTGTCAGCCTGGTGGTGTAGAGCGTGCCTTGAAATTTCTTCATGTCGATGCGCCCAAGATTCGTGTCACCTACGCCGCCCCAATATGATGTGATCTTCGACTTGACGATGATGCTCTTTGAGCCCTCCTTGATCAGCGCCCGTGATCCTGCCATTATGGGCCTGCGAGAATTGACTAAATTAGTGTCACGTAATGGCATTCGCTTGCGAATATGTAATTGATTATCGAGGCATGAAAACCTTAATAAAAATCTTGTAATTCTAAGTCATGTCTTAACCATTAACTAAATATAATCatcttaaataaataataatccttTCAAAATACTCTAAGACGATCAAAATGAAATAAAGAAGGCTATTGTAATCAAGATCATACAATAATCGAACTAGACAAAACTTAATCAGTGTAAGACGAAATTTGATCAAAGATGACTAAAGAAGCTTATCTCAGACCTGAGATTACTGATATACTGATCTAATCGCCTCTTATAGATATTTTGATCAAACGCAGTGATCAAAATAAATGTAAATTTGCTGCCACTAGACAAAAAGTGCTGTCACCTCTATACGAATTCATTGTCTTTCTGTTGTTTCTGATAAGATATTCACCGATAATAACCAATCTGCTTGGGGAGTTTTGTTAATAAAGTTAATTTCGCTGCCCCAATCATGACCAGTGTCAAAATCGATCTTGGTCTCAAAGATTGTTAAGAATTATTTATCGTTGTCTATACAAGTCCACCACTGAATATCGCCTGAGCCACCTTGCGAAGCTCACTATATAGCGATCGCGACCTCCTCTAAATTGCTGCCAAAGACGTAATTTGCTGAGAGATATAAGATAAATTTGATGTAGTTTGGGAGATCCATTTCATCACTTTCAAATGAAATCGCTGTCAGAGATAAGATCCTTGTGTGATTCGAATTCGGTTTTGACCAAAATACGATCTGCAGATGAAATCAGAATTGCCACTTATGAACGTATTGGAATCGCTGTCTTTGTTATATCTTTGGTCGATAAGAGCATGATGCTCTAGTTGTTGCTAGGATACTAATCGCTGATGAAATATGAATTTCCGATCAAAACTCAGAATCATTGCTTTTCAAAGTTGAATTCACTGCGCGATTTGTATACCATGAAACATCTTTGAACATGGATCGCTGAGTGATTAAGAACTGCTATTGATCCAATTCTGATCGCTATGGGGACAAGGTGAGTGCAACTTACTTGATCAAAGATGATCAATTTGCATCATATCTGATCGCCTTGGAATGAAGTCGCCATCGTTGAATGATTCGCTAATGTAGGTGATGGAATTTGATGCCACCAATAACTACTGAGCCTAACTTGCTGATGTCATCTGCAGATTTGGGTCGAAACCTTGCATCAAAGTGATCTTCGCTAGTGATTCAAATGTTGTGGCTCAAGTTGCTGATGTCTTTGATGGAATCGCTGAGTGCTCAACAAAATCGCAGTCTTAAATGGATGCTCTCTGTAGCTTATGAATTCGCTGTTTCCACTTAAAAATCGCATCCTTTGATGGTAGTGTTGGCGACTTTATTTTAATGAGCCACGCTGAGCTTTTGATACCACCTATAAAGCTTGCACTCGTATATAGTATCTTATTAAATGCCTCACATCATCGTTTTGAGTACTCGGTTATGCTTGCACCCATCATGTGACACAACTTCATTTGTGTACGCATGGCCATCTTTGTGAAGTTCGATTTGCCAAATACAATGTTCGCCACCTTCATTAAATAGAGATTTGCGAGTTAGCCGCCTAACTGATTCTTGTCGAATCAACACAAGGGAccgatgaaaagaaatgaacttgaGCGGCCCCTCTTTTCGTTCTATGCTTCGTCATTTTGTAATCTTCGCCAATCTTGGTtttgttcatcaaattcaatgcaTCTTAGAGTTGTATTGTGGAGATTCCAAGCCTTGTAGGTTGATCAAGCAGTTTGCATCGTATGTATTTCCATTCGCCACCTTGATTAAATATCCTCCAATCAATCATTGTTAAAACACATCGAACTTAAACACAAAATGTCTCATATTGAATGCCCCTTTATTGATCCATTGAGTCATCATGTTGAACGCAACGTGAAGATACTGTTAGCGCAGTTAACTTCTCGTGCTTACCGTGATCCACGAAGCATAGATTACACATGCTCTCCTTGTATAAGATGTGATTTACGGAGAAGCATGAATGTATGCTTGTTTGCTTGCACATTCTGTTTGCTCCCGTAATTTATGGAGTAGTGTGTTTGCATACTTGAACGTAAGCTTAACCAAGGAGTTTTATCTTTGCCACTTCAGCTTCTTTTCAGAAATTTCGTGCATATCATGTATAATTTCTGCTCCTTTGATCTATATAATTTGTAATTCATACAGATTAATAATAAATTGCTATAATTTggttttgcttctttcttttctgctaGATCTATTTTAGTTTGCAGGATTAGCTGCAAAattctacatggtattagagctagattgCTAGAAAGAAGAAGCATCAGACAAATTTATGAAGAATACCATCATCATGGAAGCTGACGTAGACCTCTGTTTctagatgcatgcatattctttcCTTAATTTTTGCATTCTCTTTGTTTTTTTTcctatattgattctttaaaacTTGTATGTGCTTTgcaagaactgcatgacaaagatcTGGAAAATTTGGTGCTTTGTAAAAAAAAtgaacttttagaaagtttatatgtGGCTTTTTGttaatgcatttagtataggtttctttGAATAAGTTTCCTAAATGaatagaagattaaagttgctatgCACTCTTCCTTCAATTGACAGCCAAAaatgttcttttgttctaaattcctgtctacatgagatttcaatgttgcaactttgtttgctcctagagattctttctagcagggttcctgactacatgagattccaaaGTCGCATCCTCGagtgcttccagagtttctttctagtgggacattattgaaCATTGGATCAACAATGGCATCATCCCAATCAGAGGTCTTCTTTGCAGTTCCTTAAGCTTGGAGCACATTTCAGAGATCAGTTTTTGTATTCAGATGATCAGTTTCTGTATTCAGAGATCATGTACTTGTTTGTTCATGCATTTGAACAATGCAAAATATGTACAACTGCATTTTTCAAAGTATCCTAGAGGTACTCATGCAGTGGTTTTTATGATTCTGTACAATCCCATTGCAATGTGGATTCATCGACAGTTGCAACTTTCTTCTTTAGTTTGAATAAATGGTAAGGAGTTTCTCTCAATTgggttttctcttttcttctttgtaattgggttccAGATCAAGCTTTGTTACGAGGACCCAAatctctccttagttaggcttAATGGGGGATGTTAGCGTAGTTAACTTCTTGTGCTTACCGTGATCCACGAAGCATAGATTACACATGCTCTCCTTGTATAAGATGTGATTTACGGAGAAGCATGAATGCATgcttgtttgtttgcacattctgTTTGCTCCCGTAACTTATGGAGTAGTATGTTTGCATGCTTGAATGAAAGCCAAACCAAGGAGTTTTATTTCTGCTACTTTAGCttctcttcagaaatttcatgcatctcatgcataatttctgCCCCTCTAATCTATATAATCTGTAATTCATACagattaataatgaattaatacaatttggttttgcttctttcttttctgctagatctattttattttgcaggATTAGCTGCAAAATTCTACTGATACGTCGCGTAATGCAAGTGTGGCGGATAGTGCTCATAAAGCGCTTGCGAGGTAGTATTGTTTTTCTTCATTGCATTGATTTCGTGACATCATTGCGTGACACTCCTTGTTCATTTCTTCATTCTTTGTTCGACGCGCAACATCTTTTTTGTTAAATAATTAAATCTTCAATGCGTGACGTGCGCGAGGCATGACAAGCGCAATGCTATCGCGTAAGCGCAAAGGCTTTGCGTGAcatatgtaaaattttatgataagTGCAAGAGCAACGCGTGACGAGCGGATGACAGCGATGCGCAAAGGCAATGCAGGACGACTAAGTGTAATAAGTACAATGTAATGTGCACAAGCAACACACGAAGCGATGCGCGATGGCAACGTAAAGGTGAAGCGCTAAGGCAATGTGCGGGAACGACGCAACATCGCTGCACGACAACAACGAGACATCGTTGCGTGACAGCAATGTGGCATCGCTACGCGGCAACAACACTACATTGTTGCACGACGTATGTAAAAGCAAAGCGCGATGTATGACCATGCCTTTgtcaaaatttttgaattttggatttttttaatttttaatttttttttgtatttttgaaatttttaatttttttgtattttttaattttgtaatttttgatatttttaaattttaaatttttttggatttttgaaatttaGACACACATTAAGCTATACTAAACTAAGACACTTTTAACATCAACTAAACTAAGAAAAGAGGGGTCCCCATtaaaatggggcgatgtgtgatttgGTCACGACAGTGATCATATGATGAGGAATAAGGAATTATTTGTTAAGATCTGAAGTGAAATAAATGGTTTGTAATAGGTAAATGAGTAATAAATGTTTCgagaaaaaatggtcaaaaaatAATTAATTCTTGATATTTATTTTGTATCTAGACTAAAGCATAATCTTGTAAGTGTTGGACAATTAGTATGAAAAGGTTATAAACTATCTTTTATAACTATTTTTTACGCTATTATAGATATTTTTTAAAATGACAGATATATTACAATAGTGGAAATGACAAAACATTAGATGTTCTCTCTTTGAATTCAGTGCATCCAAGGAGAAGAGGAAgtcaattttaaaatattatatctgAAGCAATCATGAGTATGACATTTGAGGTATGGGCATTTACATTTTGGAGGTTTGAGTTTGTTATAAATGAAATGTTATGTGAAACGTTTTCCTTCAATAAACAATTAACCAATGTATGTGAAAGTTGCATTTTGTCGAAACAACATAGAGAGAGCTTTCCTATATAAATCTTATAGAGAGCATGAACATAATTGAAACTAGTTCATAGTAATTTATATGGACCAATGCAAACTCAATAATTTGGAGTTACTACTTATTTTCTAACCTTAATTGCCATTTTTAGCAAGAAGACTTGCATAGATTTTCtgaagaagaagtttgattcttttaaaaaattgaaaaaaatcgaAGCTATGGTGGAAAAGAAAAATGCTCATTTCTTCAAGGTGCATAGAtctgatagaagaaatgaatatatatctaatgaatttttagatttttactgatATCATGGCATCAAAAGGAAGTTTATTCGACAGtacacaccacaacagaatggtgtacTAGAGAGGAAGAGTAGAACAATTATGGAAATGCGCAGAATCATGTTGAAGCCAAACCTTTTGTAAAATGAATATTGGGTAGAAGCAGTAGTATGTGCTATGCATTTTCTCAATAGAAATGCAAGAAATGTTGGTGTACGCGTTTATGTTGTGCACGTATTCTCAAGTTTACTTAAGAATCAACATTATTCTAGATGCACACTGTTGTATATTAGTTAATCAGATTAGGTATCATTCTTTGTGCTAGAGTGGTTATACCTTCTCTTTTCTTTCATTGGGACATCTCTGCTCATCACTAGTATTTTACTCTCCTGATTTCTgctttataagcattgggttgtacATTTGTAAACATCTCAttctcatcaatgcattgtatacaTTGATTGGTGAAATTGCTTGCGGTTGCTTCTCGTTGTTTGGTGGAGGCTTAATGTTTGCTTTGGTTTGCAGCACAGACCATTGGGTGTGTCAACACGATATCAAAACGATTGTGACTATAGCCCCTTCCTGCTCAGTGAGTTTTCACCAGGTCTAAGATCCAGTGTTTTTCCTACAAGAACATTGGTTTATCGGTTTGTTTGGCATTGTCATTCGGCAAAATCGATTTTTATTCCAGGATTATTGTTCAGGTTGCTGTGGGAGTCGCATTGGGGATCGTCTCATTTCTCTGTGAGTTGGCCATTCTCTTTGTAGAGATCATTGGCTGTGAGGAAGCCCGTGTCTGCAGTGAATCGACTGTTCATTTTTTGCCGGATCTCAGAATAGCTTGTTTCGCTCTAGTTTTACATCGAATTGGATTGTTTTGAGGGTTGGACGGATCCTCAACTACGAAGATCTTTAAGAAGTTCAAGAATTTGCTACAAAAAGTGGGGATTTGTGTTATTTTCAATGTTCTGGTCATTCGATCAGCTTTGAGATCTCTGTTGGCGACAGACgttttttttcctccttgcattgtgGTCTGTGAGGTACTTCATAACAGGCTCGTAGCATCAAGTTCTCCTTTGATTGTGCATTCATAATCATTGGTCGGCTTTATTGGAAGGGAGATCATTTTTTATCATTATTGAGTGGTTTCATTGTGAGTTTAATGGACATATTTATAATTTGATAGTTTGACATTAGTGTAGTTTGAGtagtaatttttgtatttaatgtaGGTAGTACACTCTCACCAATACTCTATGATATTTGACATAGATATTGCAGAGTCTCAACAATATTTCATAACATTTGAGATAGTTGATGCAATGTCATAATTTGTGAGATGCAACTTGGGTGCAGTAGCCTTACAATTGTAAATGtgaatcaatattttatttttacaatTATAATTTGATAGTTattgttcatttatgttttatggATTAAATTCTATGATGACAATTCTATTTTTGTGATGATTTTATATTGATAATCATTACTATTTATTTTGGAACTAAATACTTATTTAGTAATGTTTGAATAATATGTCTTTTTAAAATGGGTAGGGGCCTTATCTTGAATATAAGTATTCAACAATAATAAGTGGGCACATTTCAACTTTGGTAGTGTAAAGTATGGAAAATTGAGAGTTAGcatttaagataataaaaccaataaCTAGCCCAATTCACCTACTTATAATGAATGAGGGTTGAACCGAATACATCTCGATTCAATCCTTGTGGGAAAGAGACTGAAACACTGATTGGATTCAATTGGTTGATCATGATATGCCCTCTTAGTTGAATTTGATTGATTATGAATTTATGGCAAAACAATAAATTATTAAAGCAATCTgacataaatagtaagctacaaatATTCCATTGAGCCACAAATTTTGTTCTAGGCAAGACAAGATGTGTTGGACCTGTTCCCAAAAGTTAGGCTAGATTTTTTAGGACCAGGGAGCACAAAATCGCTCTGGTCCCCAAATTTGCCACTGTTCGAAAGCTGACTTGTTTGTCATAATTGACTTTGTCGGATTTCTTGAGTATAGCTCCACAACTATTTCCTGTACATAGAAAGAAATGGAAAACAATTTGGGAATAGCggtttgtcttaggtcaaacccctgttttggaattaaccataaaattgaattaacaaatgtaatgaaagattgaaataaagtactttcctttttagggaaagagtgaatttgaaatgtaatGCTTGAAACCACAATGTTTTTTTTCGCTCAAAGCTTTTAGGGATTAATGTAGGATGTCCTCATAAAACATTTATTATGAatgccatcttcaatgcttgaacttgacttcatgTTTGCTCCAATGCGTGATGAATGATTGTTTGCTTTCTCAGTTGAGGTTGCTAGGGTGTAGATCTTGATTTCTATTTTTTAGGTTTTAAAATGAGAGGGGCGGACCTTCTTTTATAATTCACCAtcgaaaatcaaattgaattttcgcAACAGACCAACATGGGATCCAAATTCTCTCCCATCAGTGATGACCGTTAGGGGGGTGCAATTTTGGGCCCAATTAAGAGACATCGGGCGCAGTACATCCTGATCAGTTGGAGTATGACACCAAGCATTCTCATGGTAAAATACGAAGTTACATTGAAAGACTTCTATGAAGATATGAAAGAGACAAGACACAGTAAGCCctaatggactttaggatctcactactctaatatcaagataaaagggacaacataagaaaggagaaggagagagaATATGACTACACTAGCCTAGTAAGATTTGCTTACTATGAGACATGAACAAGAAAAATGTcatattacaaagcaaaagactttgTTTGCAAAGTAACTCGAGTATGAAATGTTGGATATTgccgctgctaggatatgttgttgtcattgatgtcaacatatttatgtgttttggtgttgcatttggtttggtttggtttggttatgAGGATATTTGATTCAATGATGAAGTATatctacttcattctttattgattccatgatgatatgtggtgatttggtcGAATTATGGATTCCGGTATGGAGTTtagttttcagtgttcagtgttttggtatttgatccattgtgctcgggtctgatcatatcttgagttgtggatttggggGAGTATTCGGCATGTTCATGTGTatattcattttagatggttcatgatttggtactccacaaattatctttctagtccgaattgctgttgttgagtgttcttgagtgctagtgtgttgattgatgaagatttgaataagtggtgttagtgcaacgATTTccgatggttctaacatgcttctTGGTGTTTCTTGGTCGTGTCCTATTTGTTCTGGTGGTCCACATAGATCCTTCTGCGCGTTATTAAAGATCTTTTGGGTTCGGTGATATTGTTCCTGTTATGTGGTTATTTTGGTGgtatagcgtgttgcggttgatcttggcgagatttctggtggtgttgcgtgttcaaggatttgatttaggtccatgctatgtcgtctatggcattgtattggtccgcttgtttatttatgtattgtgtgatataattttataattaagggttgagggtctGGCCGACCTtgcagtcaaggttgatgaattgtataaataagtgttagaTTCACATAATTCATGCATggtggttgtgtttgcattatgaGAGAGTAATGTATGTGTGCATAAGCAAATTTATCCTtcggtatggtgtattgagcagaggttgttgtagggcagacaaatgggcttaaccgaaactgtcataaggcattaggagatgatattctttcagtCCATCTTAATCGGATTATACTCCGAATATTGTTGTAAGGTCGTGAACCTTcgctaagggttgtagccttctgagtagtgagctctaggcactatgCTTGAATggatgtacattccccattgttattgtgtttatctttattcttgttgcatttgatgagatgtgagattgtgcttaatttttttaatcgggtgaaaactgattcactccccctcagttttccttcattgttgttgccaacatgaaAAACATGTCATAGTGTGTGCGAAAAGTGTAaaattgagcggagtgtatgccccgaCATTATAGTGAATGCATACGCCTTATCTGGAGCAATTGTTTTTGTTAGAATAATATTGTATATTATTAGTGTTAATGGTAAATAATGTAACTGACTGTTAGACATCTTAAATGTCTATAGTAACAGATAGTTAAAAGTAGGTAACTTCTTTAATAGCTTAGATATTTTGTAATTCCTATAAATGTATATCTTCCCTCAGTAAATAAACAAAGTTTTTATCAGTGAATCATCTGtgattttcacatggtatca contains:
- the LOC131032791 gene encoding uncharacterized protein LOC131032791 isoform X2; protein product: MDCSTRIYSSLLCAAGFYRHFPASSSTDHWVCQHDIKTIVTIAPSCSVAVGVALGIVSFLCELAILFVEIIGCEEARVCSESTVHFLPDLRIACFALVLHRIGLF
- the LOC131032791 gene encoding uncharacterized protein LOC131032791 isoform X1 translates to MDCSTRIYSSLLCAAGFYRHFPASSSTDHWVCQHDIKTIVTIAPSCSVSFHQVAVGVALGIVSFLCELAILFVEIIGCEEARVCSESTVHFLPDLRIACFALVLHRIGLF